From Camelina sativa cultivar DH55 chromosome 7, Cs, whole genome shotgun sequence, one genomic window encodes:
- the LOC109125463 gene encoding uncharacterized protein LOC109125463, whose product MANCAPATTPLPLELQKVNGQEETFDQPTLFRSLAGKLQYLTLTRPDIQFAVNLICQRMHTPTVTDFNLLKRIIQYIKGTMDFGINFSTNADFTLRAYIDNDYAGCPTTSRSTGGFCTFLGNNLISWSAKRQTSVSCSSTEAEYRCLSDADAEVNWLMDLLQDIGMPVTHVPKLYCDNLSAVYLSANPTLHKKTKHFKVHYHYVREQVAEGSLIV is encoded by the coding sequence ATGGCTAACTGTGCTCCTGCAACTACACCCTTACCTCTTGAGCTTCAAAAGGTCAACGGTCAAGAAGAAACGTTTGATCAACCTACGTTATTTCGAAGTCTGGCTGGTAAACTTCAGTATCTCACTCTTACTCGACCAGACATACAATTTGCTGTTAATCTTATTTGTCAACGAATGCATACTCCTACTGTTACTGACTTCAATCTGCTCAAGCGCATCATTCAGTATATCAAAGGAACTATGGATTTTGGCATCAACTTCTCTACAAATGCAGACTTCACACTCCGAGCATACATCGACAATGACTATGCTGGTTGTCCCACTACCAGTCGTTCAACGGGTGGATTCTGCACGTTTTTAGGCAACAACCTTATATCTTGGTCTGCTAAACGTCAGACCTCTGTCTCTTGTAGCTCAACTGAAGCTGAATACCGCTGTTTGTCAGATGCGGATGCTGAGGTGAACTGGTTAATGGATCTGCTGCAAGACATTGGAATGCCTGTCACTCATGTCCCTAAATTATACTGTGACAATTTGTCTGCAGTATACCTCTCTGCTAATCCGACTTTGCACAAGAAAACTAAACACTTCAAAGTTCATTATCATTATGTTCGAGAGCAGGTTGCAGAAGGATCACTGATTGTCTAA